Proteins found in one Amphiprion ocellaris isolate individual 3 ecotype Okinawa chromosome 22, ASM2253959v1, whole genome shotgun sequence genomic segment:
- the zeb1b gene encoding zinc finger E-box-binding homeobox 1b isoform X1, with amino-acid sequence MVMSSPRFRRTRNISRAVCVSSASAAHIRTADPLLSRAGNPDSCWTVDATESPHCLRSSVSKRLVLTAYNYILHGYSILPAFYNFVTNYNNVVEAGSDSDDEDKLHIVEEEGSLADGADCDSTLPDEEHPREHCWDRVKEDCVSDGEDDVSTDALVEEMLQQGDTAVIYPEAPDDEPHRQGTPDTSVHDENGTPDSFSQLLTCPYCARGYKRYSSLKEHIKYRHEKTEESFSCPECSYSFAYRAQLERHMTVHKSGRDQRHITPSGGNRKFKCTECGKAFKYKHHLKEHLRIHSGEKPYECSNCKKRFSHSGSYSSHISSKKCISVISVNGRPRLGNAKTQTQGPSPVLPTPPSVLRTQIREKLEHSKPLQEQLPLNQIKTEPVDYEYKPTVLTSPTVTAMNGGVFNGGAAAPLQGTVQAVVLPTVGLVSPISINLADLQNALKVAVDGNVIRQVLENNAKGQVNSGLTTGTLHTPQQQLISAISLPIVGQDGNAKIIINYSLDPNQGQLTAHNLKKEPEPISPSQTTADTFKSQKLPEDLTVRGNRTDETKEKEEKTTKTCLLCDNCPGGLEALHALKHCKKDGLRLNGAGKDKSESAVAALLSEGGLCNQPKNLLSLLKAYFALNAEPTKDELAKISNSVSLPVHVVKKWFDKMQEGQISLGAPTPPSEEEDTCEANHVVSLGPGKDIATISSSVTQDSPTEATPAEVNGTHSSLTSPSPLNLTAGGPIPAEAPQSTEGPLDLSLPKPVREEAERMVPKARVYPSPSSGSTNEDEPLNLTCTKKEASPLSAMGTSPIALYASQPSAKPVDIVTTMQCLRALATNNKQTILIPQLAYTYTTTANSPAGTETHETIHLNGIKEERQDTGSEGVSTMEEQNDSDSSPPRKKMKKTDSGMYACDLCDKIFQKSSSLLRHKYEHTGKRPHECGICSKAFKHKHHLIEHMRLHSGEKPYQCDKCGKRFSHSGSYSQHMNHRYSYCKKETQNQAGGQESPEEDSEAQAEMEALSRLEKLLANPQLDLDERGSSTREDEESEEEEEEGVVDMDDIQVVQIGDEGGDEEEEAEQEERNEEEMERVVVDGEREEEKTEVEEKEEADTRQEEVLVSVQEEEEDNMKEQEAMDTGGGMTEETEREVREESGGENRNMFSEDENQTPQEKGDTD; translated from the exons TGACTAACTACAATAATGTGGTGGAGGCCGGCTCAGACTCAGATGATGAGGACAAGCTGCACATCGTGGAGGAGGAAGGCAGCCTGGCGGATGGGGCCGACTGCGATAGCACCCTGCCAGACGAAGAGCATCCTAGAGAGCACTGCTGGGACCGAG TGAAGGAGGATTGTGTTTCAGATGGTGAGGATGACGTGAGCACAGACGCCCTGGTAGAGGAGATGCTCCAGCAAGGGGACACAGCCGTGATCTACCCAGAGGCTCCGGATGACGAGCCTCACCGTCAGGGCACCCCTGACACCAGTGTCCACGATGAAAACG GAACTCCCGACTCGTTCTCTCAGCTGCTCACCTGCCCATACTGTGCACGGGGCTACAAGCGTTACAGCTCCCTGAAGGAGCACATCAAGTATCGACACGAGAAGACCGAAGAGAGCTTCAGCTGCCCTGAGTGCAGCTACAGCTTTGCATACCGCGCTCAACTGGAGAGGCATATGACGGTCCACAAGAGTGGACGGGATCAG AGACACATCACACCGTCGGGAGGCAATCGGAAATTCAAGTGCACTGAATGTGGCAAAGCATTTAAATACAAGCACCATCTGAAGGAGCACCTACGCATTCACAGTG GAGAGAAACCCTATGAGTGCTCCAACTGCAAGAAACGGTTCTCCCACTCAGGCTCATACAGCTCCCATATCAGTAGTAAGAAGTGCATCAGTGTCATCTCAGTTAACGGCAGACCACGCTTGGGGAATGCCAAAACACAGACCCAGGGTCCATCACCTGTACTGCCCACACCACCTTCAGTCCTCCGCACCCAGATTAGGGAGAAGCTGGAGCACAGCAAGCCCCTACAGGAGCAGCTGCCTCTCAATCAGATCAAGACTGAGCCCGTGGACTACGAATACAAGCCAACAGTGTTAACATCCCCAACTGTGACCGCCATGAATGGTGGGGTTTTCAACGGGGGAGCTGCAGCTCCTCTACAAGGCACAGTCCAGGCCGTGGTCCTGCCCACTGTGGGGCTGGTGTCACCCATCAGCATCAACCTGGCAGACCTGCAGAATGCTCTCAAAGTGGCAGTAGATGGGAACGTCATTCGTCAGGTGCTGGAAAACAATGCCAAAGGCCAGGTGAACTCGGGGTTAACCACTGGAACGCTCCACACCCCACAGCAGCAACTCATCTCAGCCATCAGTCTGCCTATTGTGGGTCAGGATGGAAATGCAAAAATCATTATAAACTACAGTTTGGACCCCAACCAAGGCCAGCTCACAGCCCATAACCTAAAGAAAGAGCCAGAGCCAATATCACCCAGTCAGACCACAGCCGACACATTCAAGTCCCAGAAACTTCCAGAAGATCTCACTGTCAGAGGCAACAGGACCGATGAGActaaagaaaaagaggaaaagaccACTAAAACTTGTCTCCTGTGTGATAACTGTCCTGGCGGGCTGGAAGCGCTCCACGCCCTAAAGCACTGCAAGAAGGATGGTCTCAGGCTGAATGGAGCAGGTAAGGATAAGTCAGAGTCTGCTGTTGCTGCCTTGCTGTCAGAGGGAGGACTCTGCAACCAACCCAAGAACCTCTTGTCACTGCTCAAGGCCTACTTTGCCTTAAATGCAGAGCCCACCAAGGATGAGCTGGCCAAAATTTCCAACTCAGTCAGCTTGCCAGTCCATGTGGTAAAGAAGTGGTTTGACAAAATGCAGGAGGGTCAGATATCATTGGGTGCTCCAACACCTCCCTCAGAGGAAGAGGACACCTGTGAAGCTAACCACGTGGTGTCTCTGGGCCCAGGGAAGGACATAGCCACTATAAGCTCTTCTGTGACCCAGGACAGCCCTACAGAAGCTACTCCAGCAGAGGTCAACGGTACTCACAGTTCGCTGACTTCCCCTTCGCCACTAAACCTGACAGCTGGAGGTCCCATCCCAGCTGAAGCCCCCCAGAGCACTGAGGGACCCCTAGACCTGTCGCTGCCAAAGCCAGTCAGAGAGGAAGCTGAGAGAATGGTACCTAAAGCTCGTGTTtacccttctccttcctctggcTCTACCAATGAGGATGAACCCCTAAACTTAACTTGCACAAAGAAAGAGGCTTCGCCACTCTCAGCCATGGGCACTAGCCCCATTGCACTGTACGCCAGCCAGCCAAGTGCCAAACCTGTTGACATTGTGACCACAATGCAATGCTTAAGAGCACTAGCCACCAACAACAAACAGACTATCCTGATCCCCCAGCTGGCTTACACCTATACCACTACAGCAAACAGCCCTGCAGGGACCGAGACACACGAAACCATCCACCTAAACGGAATCAAG GAGGAGAGGCAGGACACGGGCTCAGAGGGTGTTTCCACGATGGAGgagcagaatgactcagactCAAGCCCTCCAaggaagaagatgaaaaagACGGACAGCGGCATGTATGCCTGCGACCTGTGTGACAAGATCTTCCAGAAGAGCAGCTCACTGCTGAGACACAAATACGAACACACAG GGAAGCGACCTCACGAGTGCGGCATCTGCAGCAAGGccttcaaacacaaacaccactTGATCGAACATATGCGGCTTCACTCGGGGGAGAAACCGTACCAGTGCGACAAGTGTGGCAAGCGTTTCTCCCACTCGGGCTCCTATTCCCAGCACATGAACCACCGCTACTCTTACTGCaagaaggagacacaaaaccaagCAGGGGGTCAGGAGAGCCCTGAGGAGGACAGCGAGGCCCAGGCCGAGATGGAGGCCCTGAGCCGATTGGAGAAGCTCCTGGCCAACCCCCAGCTGGACTTGGACGAGCGAGGGAGCAGCACCAGGGAGGACGAggagagcgaggaggaggaggaggaaggcgtGGTGGACATGGACGATATCCAAGTGGTGCAGATAGGGGATGAAGGaggggatgaggaggaggaggcagagcaaGAGGagaggaacgaggaggagatggagagagtaGTGGTAGACggggaaagagaggaggagaaaacagaggtagaagagaaagaggaggctGACACAAGGCAGGAGGAGGTGCTTGTGAGTGttcaggaagaggaggaggacaacaTGAAGGAACAGGAGGCAATGGATACAGGGGGAGGGATGACTGAAGAAACAGAGAGGGAGGTAAGAGAGGAGAGCGGAGGCGAGAACAGGAACATGTTTTCTGAAGACGAGAACCAGACGCCGCAGGAGAAAGGAGATACTGACTAA
- the zeb1b gene encoding zinc finger E-box-binding homeobox 1b isoform X2, with translation MADGPRCKRRKQANPRRTNVTNYNNVVEAGSDSDDEDKLHIVEEEGSLADGADCDSTLPDEEHPREHCWDRVKEDCVSDGEDDVSTDALVEEMLQQGDTAVIYPEAPDDEPHRQGTPDTSVHDENGTPDSFSQLLTCPYCARGYKRYSSLKEHIKYRHEKTEESFSCPECSYSFAYRAQLERHMTVHKSGRDQRHITPSGGNRKFKCTECGKAFKYKHHLKEHLRIHSGEKPYECSNCKKRFSHSGSYSSHISSKKCISVISVNGRPRLGNAKTQTQGPSPVLPTPPSVLRTQIREKLEHSKPLQEQLPLNQIKTEPVDYEYKPTVLTSPTVTAMNGGVFNGGAAAPLQGTVQAVVLPTVGLVSPISINLADLQNALKVAVDGNVIRQVLENNAKGQVNSGLTTGTLHTPQQQLISAISLPIVGQDGNAKIIINYSLDPNQGQLTAHNLKKEPEPISPSQTTADTFKSQKLPEDLTVRGNRTDETKEKEEKTTKTCLLCDNCPGGLEALHALKHCKKDGLRLNGAGKDKSESAVAALLSEGGLCNQPKNLLSLLKAYFALNAEPTKDELAKISNSVSLPVHVVKKWFDKMQEGQISLGAPTPPSEEEDTCEANHVVSLGPGKDIATISSSVTQDSPTEATPAEVNGTHSSLTSPSPLNLTAGGPIPAEAPQSTEGPLDLSLPKPVREEAERMVPKARVYPSPSSGSTNEDEPLNLTCTKKEASPLSAMGTSPIALYASQPSAKPVDIVTTMQCLRALATNNKQTILIPQLAYTYTTTANSPAGTETHETIHLNGIKEERQDTGSEGVSTMEEQNDSDSSPPRKKMKKTDSGMYACDLCDKIFQKSSSLLRHKYEHTGKRPHECGICSKAFKHKHHLIEHMRLHSGEKPYQCDKCGKRFSHSGSYSQHMNHRYSYCKKETQNQAGGQESPEEDSEAQAEMEALSRLEKLLANPQLDLDERGSSTREDEESEEEEEEGVVDMDDIQVVQIGDEGGDEEEEAEQEERNEEEMERVVVDGEREEEKTEVEEKEEADTRQEEVLVSVQEEEEDNMKEQEAMDTGGGMTEETEREVREESGGENRNMFSEDENQTPQEKGDTD, from the exons TGACTAACTACAATAATGTGGTGGAGGCCGGCTCAGACTCAGATGATGAGGACAAGCTGCACATCGTGGAGGAGGAAGGCAGCCTGGCGGATGGGGCCGACTGCGATAGCACCCTGCCAGACGAAGAGCATCCTAGAGAGCACTGCTGGGACCGAG TGAAGGAGGATTGTGTTTCAGATGGTGAGGATGACGTGAGCACAGACGCCCTGGTAGAGGAGATGCTCCAGCAAGGGGACACAGCCGTGATCTACCCAGAGGCTCCGGATGACGAGCCTCACCGTCAGGGCACCCCTGACACCAGTGTCCACGATGAAAACG GAACTCCCGACTCGTTCTCTCAGCTGCTCACCTGCCCATACTGTGCACGGGGCTACAAGCGTTACAGCTCCCTGAAGGAGCACATCAAGTATCGACACGAGAAGACCGAAGAGAGCTTCAGCTGCCCTGAGTGCAGCTACAGCTTTGCATACCGCGCTCAACTGGAGAGGCATATGACGGTCCACAAGAGTGGACGGGATCAG AGACACATCACACCGTCGGGAGGCAATCGGAAATTCAAGTGCACTGAATGTGGCAAAGCATTTAAATACAAGCACCATCTGAAGGAGCACCTACGCATTCACAGTG GAGAGAAACCCTATGAGTGCTCCAACTGCAAGAAACGGTTCTCCCACTCAGGCTCATACAGCTCCCATATCAGTAGTAAGAAGTGCATCAGTGTCATCTCAGTTAACGGCAGACCACGCTTGGGGAATGCCAAAACACAGACCCAGGGTCCATCACCTGTACTGCCCACACCACCTTCAGTCCTCCGCACCCAGATTAGGGAGAAGCTGGAGCACAGCAAGCCCCTACAGGAGCAGCTGCCTCTCAATCAGATCAAGACTGAGCCCGTGGACTACGAATACAAGCCAACAGTGTTAACATCCCCAACTGTGACCGCCATGAATGGTGGGGTTTTCAACGGGGGAGCTGCAGCTCCTCTACAAGGCACAGTCCAGGCCGTGGTCCTGCCCACTGTGGGGCTGGTGTCACCCATCAGCATCAACCTGGCAGACCTGCAGAATGCTCTCAAAGTGGCAGTAGATGGGAACGTCATTCGTCAGGTGCTGGAAAACAATGCCAAAGGCCAGGTGAACTCGGGGTTAACCACTGGAACGCTCCACACCCCACAGCAGCAACTCATCTCAGCCATCAGTCTGCCTATTGTGGGTCAGGATGGAAATGCAAAAATCATTATAAACTACAGTTTGGACCCCAACCAAGGCCAGCTCACAGCCCATAACCTAAAGAAAGAGCCAGAGCCAATATCACCCAGTCAGACCACAGCCGACACATTCAAGTCCCAGAAACTTCCAGAAGATCTCACTGTCAGAGGCAACAGGACCGATGAGActaaagaaaaagaggaaaagaccACTAAAACTTGTCTCCTGTGTGATAACTGTCCTGGCGGGCTGGAAGCGCTCCACGCCCTAAAGCACTGCAAGAAGGATGGTCTCAGGCTGAATGGAGCAGGTAAGGATAAGTCAGAGTCTGCTGTTGCTGCCTTGCTGTCAGAGGGAGGACTCTGCAACCAACCCAAGAACCTCTTGTCACTGCTCAAGGCCTACTTTGCCTTAAATGCAGAGCCCACCAAGGATGAGCTGGCCAAAATTTCCAACTCAGTCAGCTTGCCAGTCCATGTGGTAAAGAAGTGGTTTGACAAAATGCAGGAGGGTCAGATATCATTGGGTGCTCCAACACCTCCCTCAGAGGAAGAGGACACCTGTGAAGCTAACCACGTGGTGTCTCTGGGCCCAGGGAAGGACATAGCCACTATAAGCTCTTCTGTGACCCAGGACAGCCCTACAGAAGCTACTCCAGCAGAGGTCAACGGTACTCACAGTTCGCTGACTTCCCCTTCGCCACTAAACCTGACAGCTGGAGGTCCCATCCCAGCTGAAGCCCCCCAGAGCACTGAGGGACCCCTAGACCTGTCGCTGCCAAAGCCAGTCAGAGAGGAAGCTGAGAGAATGGTACCTAAAGCTCGTGTTtacccttctccttcctctggcTCTACCAATGAGGATGAACCCCTAAACTTAACTTGCACAAAGAAAGAGGCTTCGCCACTCTCAGCCATGGGCACTAGCCCCATTGCACTGTACGCCAGCCAGCCAAGTGCCAAACCTGTTGACATTGTGACCACAATGCAATGCTTAAGAGCACTAGCCACCAACAACAAACAGACTATCCTGATCCCCCAGCTGGCTTACACCTATACCACTACAGCAAACAGCCCTGCAGGGACCGAGACACACGAAACCATCCACCTAAACGGAATCAAG GAGGAGAGGCAGGACACGGGCTCAGAGGGTGTTTCCACGATGGAGgagcagaatgactcagactCAAGCCCTCCAaggaagaagatgaaaaagACGGACAGCGGCATGTATGCCTGCGACCTGTGTGACAAGATCTTCCAGAAGAGCAGCTCACTGCTGAGACACAAATACGAACACACAG GGAAGCGACCTCACGAGTGCGGCATCTGCAGCAAGGccttcaaacacaaacaccactTGATCGAACATATGCGGCTTCACTCGGGGGAGAAACCGTACCAGTGCGACAAGTGTGGCAAGCGTTTCTCCCACTCGGGCTCCTATTCCCAGCACATGAACCACCGCTACTCTTACTGCaagaaggagacacaaaaccaagCAGGGGGTCAGGAGAGCCCTGAGGAGGACAGCGAGGCCCAGGCCGAGATGGAGGCCCTGAGCCGATTGGAGAAGCTCCTGGCCAACCCCCAGCTGGACTTGGACGAGCGAGGGAGCAGCACCAGGGAGGACGAggagagcgaggaggaggaggaggaaggcgtGGTGGACATGGACGATATCCAAGTGGTGCAGATAGGGGATGAAGGaggggatgaggaggaggaggcagagcaaGAGGagaggaacgaggaggagatggagagagtaGTGGTAGACggggaaagagaggaggagaaaacagaggtagaagagaaagaggaggctGACACAAGGCAGGAGGAGGTGCTTGTGAGTGttcaggaagaggaggaggacaacaTGAAGGAACAGGAGGCAATGGATACAGGGGGAGGGATGACTGAAGAAACAGAGAGGGAGGTAAGAGAGGAGAGCGGAGGCGAGAACAGGAACATGTTTTCTGAAGACGAGAACCAGACGCCGCAGGAGAAAGGAGATACTGACTAA